In Pseudoliparis swirei isolate HS2019 ecotype Mariana Trench chromosome 9, NWPU_hadal_v1, whole genome shotgun sequence, a genomic segment contains:
- the kdm5bb gene encoding lysine-specific demethylase 5B-B isoform X4 encodes MSQPRPDEFKPPPECPVFEPSWEEFRDPFSFINKIRPIAEKTGICKVRPPPGWQPPFACDVDKLHFVPRIQRLNELEAETRVKLNFLDQIAKFWDLQGCALKIPHVERKFLDLYKLNKLVAEEGGFDIVCQERQWTKIAIQMGFAPGKAVGSHLRGHYEKILYPYNLFQSGANLLAPEPASKQMHLKADPELEKSVEKPIQPMESTESLDSKDTKLQDQAQRTTAQTPDTSPTARRAKRMKCESVCVKTEPGEPGDNKPNLRRRMGSFVVKQEPEKEVPVKQEPVETKEPIIEADKSKSRYKKIIPPVLPSPVDLVVCLVCGSGGDEERLLLCDGCDDSYHTFCLIPPLSDIPKGDWRCPKCLAQECNKPHEAFGFEQAYRDYSLRAFGQMADAFKSDYFNMPVHMVPTELVEKEFWRLVGAIEEDVTVEYGADIASKEFGSGFPIPNGKFKVSPADEKYLKCGWNLNNLAMMNPSVLTHVTADICGMTLPWLYVGMCFSSFCWHIEDHWSYSINYLHWGEPKTWYGAPGFAAEQLEEVMRKLAPELFESQPDLLHQLVTIMNPNTLMAHGVPIYRTNQCAGEFVITFPRAYHSGFNQGFNFAEAVNFCTVDWMPLGRQCVDHYRMLSRYNVFSHDEMVCNMASKAGTLNVVLASAVHKDMVSMLREEQKQREKSKKMGMVLTKKAKYDHLQDDERQCTRCRTTCYLSAVTCSCSPGVLVCLHHINDLCSCPITNYTLNLRYTLDELFPMMNAVKQRAELYDEWASLVKEILEAKLEKKKGLQIFRSLLAQSESKMFPDNDMLRRLRLVTQDAEKCSSVAQQLLNGKRQTRYRFGSGKSRSQLSVEELSSFVRQLYNLSCSLPQAPMLKELLNRIEDFQQHSEKVLADEVPSVAEIQGLLDVSFDFDVELPELPRLRVRLEQARWLEGAQQASTQPTTRTLETMRRLIDQGVGLVPHPSVEKAMARLQELLTVSEHWENKASSLLKARPPHSIETLSAAAEKTSGIPACLPNCRLLKDTVRKAREWLQEAEELQVGDCAPMMDSLSDMVLRGQAIQVRLEPLERLESLMMEVQEWRESASTTFLLRDTTFTLLEVLCPRCEVGNVGSPKRKAKKGKESPRSNKKKPPRLNTLSDVEKALLETRDSTSAMATLEELREREMEAFANLRAANESKLLPTADCMDLKVCVCQKAPMGAMSQCELCRNAFHSVCVRDPSDSCETQPWLCPQCQRSEKPPLNKAVSLLASLRRIGVRLPEGEALHYLVERTVNWQQRAQEISQYFNLPELEERPGTPPILTRWASGSHDDHNNTQAPCLTPEWSGTSHSQTVFYTEQRCIPLQGLSHDLEELMVEGLLLQVCLPEVQSLFHVLLDRASSQHTNRCMSPPQEESTDCDKRTQFNSQGTNLPLNQDGVNGVRETMIDSEKKAKRHLEREGLNAERRVKDKKHSHKRQKMNKKRPASTSSSPRSDFSQSDDSDEEMAVCPAERCQLPEGDEEKDGHKKR; translated from the exons ATGAGCCAGCCTCGGCCGGACGAGTTCAAGCCTCCTCCGGAGTGCCCGGTCTTCGAACCAAGCTGGGAAGAATTCAGAGACCCGTTTTCCTTCATCAACAAGATCCGACCCATCGCCGAAAAAACGGGCATCTGCAAAGTTCGCCCGCCTCCG GGTTGGCAACCTCCATTTGCTTGCGATGTTGACAAACTTCACTTTGTTCCTCGGATCCAGAGGCTCAATGAACTTGAG GCAGAGACCAGAGTCAAACTCAATTTCTTGGACCAGATTGCCAAATTCTGGGATTTGCAGGGATGTGCCCTGAAGATTCCTCATGTGGAGCGGAAGTTTTTGGATTTATATAAGCTAAATAAG CTGGTAGCAGAGGAGGGTGGATTTGACATTGTCTGTCAGGAAAGGCAATGGACAAAGATTGCTATACAAATGGGTTTTGCCCCCGGCAAAGCTGTTGGCTCACACCTGCGAGGGCATTATGAGAAAATTCTCTATCCCTACAATCTGTTTCAGAGTGGAGCAAACCTGCTG GCACCAGAGCCAGCTTCCAAACAGATGCATTTGAAGGCTGACCCTGAACTTGAaaag AGTGTTGAGAAGCCAATCCAGCCAATGGAGAGCACAGAAAGCCTGGATAGCAAGGACACCAAGCTGCAGGACCAGGCTCAGAGGACGACTGCCCAGACGCCCGACACGAGCCCCACTGCTCGCAGAGCAAAGCGCATGAAGTGTGAG TCCGTCTGTGTGAAGACAGAACCAGGTGAGCCCGGTGACAACAAGCCCAACCTGAGGCGGAGGATGGGTTCGTTTGTCGTCAAGCAAGAACCAG AAAAAGAGGTTCCAGTGAAACAGGAACCAGTTGAAACTAAAGAACCAATAATTGAAGCTGACAAATCCAAGTCACGGTACAAGAAAATCATCCCTCCTGTTCTTCCGAGTCCA gtggatctggttgtgtgtctggtgtgtggcAGCGGGGGAGATGAAGAACGCCTGTTGctgtgtgacggctgtgacgaCAGCTACCACACCTTCTGCCTCATCCCTCCTCTATCAGACATCCCCAAAGGAGACTGGAGGTGCCCCAAGTGCCTCGCTCAG GAATGCAACAAGCCTCACGAGGCATTCGGCTTtgaacaagcatacagagactattcCCTGCGTGCATTTGGACAAATGGCTGACGCTTTCAAATCTGATTACTTCAACATGCCAGTTCAT ATGGTACCCACAGAGCTGGTGGAGAAAGAGTTCTGGCGTTTGGTGGGAGCCATCGAGGAGGATGTTACTGTAGAATATGGAGCAGATATTGCCTCAAAGGAGTTTGGGAGCGGATTCCCCATTCCGAATGGAAAATTCAAAGTTTCCCCGGCTGATGAG AAATACCTGAAGTGTGGCTGGAACCTCAACAACCTGGCGATGATGAACCCTTCTGTACTGACTCATGTGACAGCTGACATCTGTGGGATGACGCTGCCGTGGCTTTATGTTGGCATgtgcttctcctccttctgctggCACATTGAGGATCACTGGAGCTACTCCATCAACTACCTGCACTG GGGGGAGCCCAAAACCTGGTATGGAGCTCCTGGTTTTGCTGCAGaacagctggaggaggtgatgaggaaaCTGGCCCCAGAGCTGTTTGAGTCTCAGCCTGACCTATTGCACCAGCTGGTCACCATCATGAACCCCAACACCCTGATGGCCCACGGAGTCCCA ATTTACAGAACAAACCAGTGTGCTGGTGAGTTTGTCATCACGTTTCCCAGAGCGTACCACAGTGGCTTCAATCAGGGCTTCAACTTCGCTGAGGCGGTCAACTTCTGCACTGTAGACTGG ATGCCTCTTGGCCGGCAGTGTGTTGACCACTATCGTATGCTGAGCCGGTACAACGTGTTCTCCCATGATGAGATGGTGTGCAACATGGCCTCAAAGGCAGGCACGCTCAACGTTGTCCTGGCGTCAGCTGTCCACAAGGACATGGTCAGCATGCTCCGGGAAGagcagaaacaaagagagaagagcAAGAAAATG GGGATGGTGCTGACCAAGAAGGCAAAATACGATCACCTCCAGGACGACGAGCGGCAGTGTACCAGGTGCAGGACCACCTGCTACCTGTCCGCTGTCACCTGCTCCTGCAGCCCAGGAGTTCTGGTCTGTCTGCACCACATCAACGACCTCTGCTCCTGCCCCATCACCAACTACACACTGAA TCTCAGATACACACTGGACGAGCTGTTCCCCATGATGAATGCAGTGAAGCAGCGAGCTGAACTGTATGATGAATGGGCCTCTCTTGTGAAAGAGATTCTTGAGGCTAAACTAGAAAAGAAGAAAG GCTTGCAAATCTTTCGCTCCCTTCTTGCTCAATCGGAGTCCAAAATGTTCCCGGACAACGACATGCTGCGTCGGCTACGTCTGGTCACACAAGATGCAGAAAAGTGCTCCTCGGTGGCACAGCAGCTCTTGAATGGCAAGAGGCAGACCAG GTATCGTTTTGGAAGTGGAAAATCACGCAGCCAGCTGAGTGTGGAGGAGCTGAGTTCATTTGTGAGGCAGCTGTATAACCTCTCCTGCAGTCTCCCTCAAGCTCCCATGTTGAAG GAACTCTTGAATCGCATCGAAGACTTCCAACAGCACAGTGAGAAGGTCCTGGCAGACGAAGTTCCCAGCGTCGCTGAGATCCAGGGCCTGTTGGACGTCAGCTTTGACTTCGACGTAGAGCTGCCTGAGCTGCCCCGCCTGAGAGTGAGGCTGGAGCAGGCACGCTGGCTGGAGGGGGCGCAGCAGGCCAGCACTCAGCCTACCACCCGGACTCTGGAGACCATGAGGAGGCTCATCGACCAGGGAGTCGGCCTGGTGCCTCATCCATCTGTGGAGAAAGCCATGGCCCGCCTGCAGGAGCTGCTCACTGTATCCGAGCACTGGGAGAACAAGGCGAGCAGTCTCCTCAAAGCCAG ACCACCACACTCCATAGAGACTCTTAGTGCTGCAGCTGAGAAGACGTCTGGCATCCCCGCTTGCCTCCCGAACTGTCGCCTTCTAAAAGACACCGTCAGAAAAGCCAGAGAGTGGCTTCAAGAAGCTGAGGAGCTCCAG GTCGGTGATTGCGCACCGATGATGGACAGCCTCTCTGACATGGTACTACGAGGTCAAGCCATTCAAGTCCGCCTCGAGCCTTTAGAACGGCTGGAGTCTTTAATGATGGAAGTGCAAGAATGGAGAGAATCGGCATCGACAACCTTCCTTCTGAGAGACACAACCTTTACTTTACTGGAG GTCCTGTGTCCAAGATGTGAAGTTGGTAATGTAGGTTCTCCAAAGAGGAAGGCCAAGAAAGGAAAAGAATCGCCGAGAAGTAACAAAAAGAAACCGCCACGGCTAAATACTCTCAGTGACGTGGAAAAAGCTCTTTTAGAAACCAGAGATTCTACCTCTGCA ATGGCAACTCTGGAGGAGCTgcgggagagggagatggaggctTTTGCTAATCTCAGGGCAGCAAATGAGTCAAAGCTCCTTCCTACAGCAGACTGCATGGACCTGAAGGTGTGCGTCTGTCAGAAGGCGCCCATGGGTGCGATGTCACAGTGTGAACTCTGCAGAAATGCTTTCCACAGCGTGTGTGTCAGAGACCCGTCGGACTCCTGCGAAACGCAGCCGTGGCTTTGTCCGCAGTGCCAGCGATCGGAGAAGCCTCCCTTGAACAAAGCCGTCTCTCTGCTCGCGTCCCTGCGGCGCATCGGGGTGCGCCTGCCGGAGGGCGAAGCGCTGCACTACCTGGTCGAGAGGACGGTTAACTGGCAGCAGCGAGCACAGGAGATCTCGCAGTATTTTAACCTACCGGAACTGGAAGAGAGACCTGGAACTCCTCCCATTTTAACTCGCTGGGCATCGGGCAGCCATGATGATCACAACAACACTCAG GCTCCGTGTTTGACTCCAGAGTGGAGTGGGACAAGCCATTCTCAGACTGTCTTCTACACCGAGCAGAGATGCATCCCGCTGCAGG GCCTGAGTCATGATCTCGAGGAGCTGATGGTGGAGGGGCTCCTGCTGCAGGTGTGTCTGCCAGAGGTGCAGAGCCTCTTCCACGTTTTATTGGACAGAGCCAGCAGCCAGCACACAAACCGATGCATGTCACCACCGCAGGAAGAATCCACAGACTGTGACAAACGCACGCAGTTTAACTCTCAGGGAACAAATCTGCCACTGAACCAG GATGGCGTCAATGGTGTGAGGGAAACTATGATTGACTCGGAAAAGAAAGCAAAGCGGCATCTGGAGCGGgaagggttaaatgcagagcgCAGAGTGAAGGACAAAAAGCACTCCCATAAAAGACAGAAGATGAATAAAAAGAGGCCGGCCTCGACCTCGTCCTCTCCACGCTCTGATTTCTCGCAGTCCGATGACTCTGATGAGGAAATGGCTGTGTGTCCGGCAGAGAGGTGCCAGCTGCCAGAGGGAGACGAG GAGAAGGATGGTCACAAAAAGAG GTGA